The following is a genomic window from Doryrhamphus excisus isolate RoL2022-K1 chromosome 3, RoL_Dexc_1.0, whole genome shotgun sequence.
tatgcatGTGAAACAGAAGCTACAGAAGAAAtacaataaacatattgttaaattaatttctttCCCATgcattaataattttatacatCACCTGATCATCTGTGCTACTCTAACGGCTCAACACTTGCAAGAGTCTTCAGTTCCGGCTCATCCGTCTCCCTCGCCGCCTTGTTGTCGCCGTCACCCTGCCTGCTTTTGAATGGCTTCCCCAGTTTGACACTCAGTGTCTGCAGCATGGAAGTGTCGTCTCGTGACGAGCTGGTGTGTCCACTCCGGCCAAAGGTGGACGTGCTCCTGCTCTCCGAGTTGGTGGCCTCCAAGAGCTTGCCCAAGAAGCTGAGGCCGGCCTGGCGAATGTGGGAGCTGCCGGCGAATACGTACAGAATCGGGTTGACTGCGCTGCTGAAGTAAGCAAAGGCGGTGACGTTGGGACGAGCCACACTGGCAGCCGCTAGTGTGGACTTGCTGCCCTGCAACAGGCCAATCACCTGTGGGAGGAGAGagctaatactaatactgatactaatactaatactaatactaatacacCAAAAGCCTGATAGAATCACCtcgatgatgttgatgatgtgaTACGGCAGCCAGAAAACAGTGAAGgcagagatgatgatgaggatcaGGCGGCTGCCTTGGCCTCGCCTCTGGAACTTGGCGCTCTGCAGGCGGCAGATGATCGACGAGTAGCATGTGTTGATAAGGAAGAAGGGCACCAGACATCCCATGATGGTCTCAAAGGTGTACTGAAAGACCCGGTGACCCACACTGCTCCAGTGGTACGGCACGCAAAATCTCAGC
Proteins encoded in this region:
- the ltb4r gene encoding leukotriene B4 receptor 1 isoform X1, encoding MRTAYHIVSRSQCCADEAMVSNATTAAFSLPITTSAKVGIAILILAFTLGFPGNLFVVWSVLCRVRKRSVTCLLVLNLALADAFVLLTAPIFLRYLAGGNGWEFGSAACKLVHYLSSVNMYVSIYLICLMSMDRWLAVTRPFLSQRMRTKRSLLVLLLGVWVIAFLLSLPMPFYRSNLRKVLPNNITLRFCVPYHWSSVGHRVFQYTFETIMGCLVPFFLINTCYSSIICRLQSAKFQRRGQGSRLILIIISAFTVFWLPYHIINIIEVIGLLQGSKSTLAAASVARPNVTAFAYFSSAVNPILYVFAGSSHIRQAGLSFLGKLLEATNSESRSTSTFGRSGHTSSSRDDTSMLQTLSVKLGKPFKSRQGDGDNKAARETDEPELKTLASVEPLE
- the ltb4r gene encoding leukotriene B4 receptor 1 isoform X2, giving the protein MRTAYHIVRSQCCADEAMVSNATTAAFSLPITTSAKVGIAILILAFTLGFPGNLFVVWSVLCRVRKRSVTCLLVLNLALADAFVLLTAPIFLRYLAGGNGWEFGSAACKLVHYLSSVNMYVSIYLICLMSMDRWLAVTRPFLSQRMRTKRSLLVLLLGVWVIAFLLSLPMPFYRSNLRKVLPNNITLRFCVPYHWSSVGHRVFQYTFETIMGCLVPFFLINTCYSSIICRLQSAKFQRRGQGSRLILIIISAFTVFWLPYHIINIIEVIGLLQGSKSTLAAASVARPNVTAFAYFSSAVNPILYVFAGSSHIRQAGLSFLGKLLEATNSESRSTSTFGRSGHTSSSRDDTSMLQTLSVKLGKPFKSRQGDGDNKAARETDEPELKTLASVEPLE